The following proteins come from a genomic window of Maylandia zebra isolate NMK-2024a linkage group LG22, Mzebra_GT3a, whole genome shotgun sequence:
- the LOC101475622 gene encoding uncharacterized protein LOC101475622, producing MFQFSKYPMDILEMLSGHQAHQFKGLGLERQLSHQQQVQLQHQQQLQQQHQPCGDTSGSLLSGLGLGSLQTSRSNAFADSSSLFAKMSAPPPSISHQSQSSTSSHSSRKSSKMSSSSSSGSGSSSSGYPQFLRPFHPAEAALAQEQLHSGMGRFDFGGSSSGGSAGVIGGVVTPAPPPPPLHPGLSVPQPSSGPSSSSPSPSTSASGSNNPSGSTAVPLVGQSDPRSLHQQFSCMLAANQYFLSGVPTSSSLEQFLVQQGTHNHLGLGLGQGASESNSALAAPPALHSSHSHTAPQPQQQQQQLTPHALSHPHSHTHHPHPLHPAPQPAPLGGFDFQGIPVLSSNQIASLMQQEAGLPLPLPLHLSLSKDDGAKSVDSSSTSGSSGGSRRKKAMAGYLPQRKTDSSSHSHSSSSVSNCHNSSSSGHSQSSSSGLVGGGGSGGVRLSGIGSEPQHSSLLSPSSQQQQSSSTVSSSSSVPTSSNPTSVLVANGNQQLSKSQENHNSISSGQTEPEPLYHCGECGKTFTHLSSLRRHLRSHGLTPESQSRKSDCNSPSPERIFCCGECGKRFKKRGHLIQHSVTHSENRPFVCSICQKSFNRRESLTRHEKIHDEKPFRCPACGRCFRESTSLLNHAASGACGKPPRSSKNRASSAGSASSNPSSSKMESRSDSVGISSDGAAMASDKYATDYSRNRYQSQSSYNSSGVDDYRRSQPSSLYPPESTLANEMTNQTLRKAPLAPTLHPHPQSQQHHHHQQQQQPHLPLSSLLDDSEDEVTSSAMSAIAAAAAASCDINTESREGERRDIIGGLLGGLGFGNLGGPSSTSTLNGSTMPLTHPSQPHTKPRRPRKPREKRDPNTIVRRRRSPAPPGDGSERPYGCQICGKRFRRAETLRRHNRVHTGEKPHACDVCGKMFREPFHLTKHLTVHSGQKNYKCNLCGKMFAYAQSLVRHGKLHRRGEIDNQGRRIKGAAAAISQVANTGNSDFFSSCSQGEKSPTSGTPSQRLYTCTVCWKSFRHYFHLTAHQQTVHGGRVGLEKSFRCEVCGKAFAYSNSLVRHKLSQHGIDRNGQRVNQNQPSGYSPLFYDSNSAPNYAASSHMPQGTSGQQPNPQQQPPPPPPPPPPPPPPPPPPQQQQQQQQQHPHPFYYRPKNYQKRHGQTRKHRKKKRRVVIHSIMRDGKLVGVPLSKDTRRKLMILRKKRGRLQAQLNKKKLLAQLRIKGSVMKVKSWCGGAVRVTGLTSMDVPIKRFPCPICPSTMYAKQGSLLVHHAIRHPPRNSGRHARLRCQVCERRTSSLYKALKHRGQHLKQAAFQCHKCRHSFWNPRLLARHKFCCRATTSSGGGSWGLMRSPSSDDEHSPVQLPVPGLVQPERSTVLTDYSQ from the coding sequence ATGTTTCAGTTCAGCAAGTACCCCATGGACATTTTAGAAATGCTAAGTGGACACCAAGCCCACCAGTTCAAAGGCCTTGGATTAGAACGACAACTGAGCCACCAACAGCAAGTGCAGCTgcagcaccagcagcagctgcaacaacaacaccaaccCTGTGGTGACACATCTGGAAGCCTCTTGTCGGGCCTCGGCCTTGGGTCCCTCCAAACCTCACGGAGCAATGCTTTTGCAGACTCCTCATCATTGTTTGCCAAAATGAGTGCTCCTCCTCCATCCATCTCCCACCAGAGCCAGTCGTCCACGTCGTCTCACAGCTCCAGGAAGTCGAGTAAGAtgagcagcagtagcagcagtgGCAGCGGGAGCTCCTCGTCGGGGTACCCCCAGTTTCTGCGGCCTTTTCACCCTGCTGAGGCAGCGCTGGCTCAGGAGCAGCTCCACTCTGGGATGGGACGTTTCGACTTTGGTGGGAGCAgcagtggaggaagcgcaggaGTCATTGGGGGGGTTGTCACACCTGCACCCCCGCCTCCCCCGCTCCATCCAGGTCTCTCTGTGCCCCAGCCCTCTTCTGGcccttcttcctcctcacccTCACCCTCCACCTCTGCTTCCGGCTCCAACAACCCCTCTGGTAGCACTGCGGTCCCCTTAGTTGGCCAGTCCGATCCTCGCAGTCTCCACCAGCAGTTCAGCTGCATGCTTGCTGCTAATCAGTACTTCCTGTCTGGTGTtcccaccagcagcagcctagAGCAGTTCCTCGTCCAGCAGGGCACTCACAACCACCTAGGTTTGGGCCTCGGGCAAGGCGCCTCAGAGTCAAACTCAGCACTGGCTGCCCCTCCTGCACTCCACTCCTCCCACAGCCACACAGCTCCACAGcctcagcagcaacagcagcaactCACCCCACACGCCTTATCTCATCCACACAGCCACACTCACCACCCGCACCCTCTTCACCCAGCCCCGCAGCCGGCCCCACTGGGCGGTTTTGATTTCCAAGGCATTCCTGTCCTCTCCTCTAACCAGATAGCATCGCTAATGCAGCAAGAGGCTGGCCTCCCCCTCCCGCTGCCCCTGCACCTGTCCCTCTCTAAAGATGATGGAGCAAAGTCTGTAGACAGCTCGTCTACGTCAGGATCGAGTGGGGGTAGCAGGAGAAAGAAGGCAATGGCGGGTTATCTGCCCCAGAGGAAAACGGACAGTAGCAGCCACAGTCACAGCAGCAGTAGTGTTAGCAACTGCCACAACAGCAGCTCGAGTGGGCACAGTCAGAGCTCCTCATCGGGCCTCGTAGGAGGAGGGGGGTCTGGGGGCGTCAGGCTAAGTGGAATCGGAAGTGAACCGCAGCATTCCTCTCTCCTCTCACCGTCCTCGCAGCAGCAACAGTCATCCTCCACTgtgtcctcctcctcatctgttcCCACCTCCTCAAATCCCACCTCTGTGCTCGTTGCCAACGGAAACCAACAGCTGTCAAAATCCCAAGAAAATCATAACAGCATCTCATCAGGCCAGACAGAACCAGAACCCCTTTACCACTGTGGTGAGTGTGGTAAAACCTTCACCCACCTTTCGAGCCTACGAAGGCATCTCCGCAGCCATGGGTTGACACCAGAAAGCCAAAGCAGGAAGTCAGACTGTAACTCTCCCAGCCCGGAGAGGATATTCTGTTGCGGCGAGTGTGGGAAGAGATTTAAAAAGAGAGGTCACCTCATCCAGCACAGTGTCACCCATTCAGAAAACCGGCCTTTTGTCTGCAGCATCTGCCAAAAGTCCTTCAACCGTCGAGAGTCACTTACGAGACATGAGAAGATCCACGACGAGAAACCTTTCCGCTGCCCGGCATGTGGGCGTTGTTTTCGTGAGAGCACCTCTCTCCTGAACCATGCCGCTTCAGGTGCTTGTGGCAAACCTCCACGCAGTTCAAAAAACAGGGCCAGCAGTGCAGGGAGTGCATCTTCCAACCCTAGCAGCAGTAAAATGGAAAGTAGAAGTGACAGCGTAGGGATTTCAAGTGATGGGGCAGCGATGGccagtgacaaatatgcaacagATTATTCCAGAAATCGCTACCAGAGCCAGTCGTCCTACAACAGCAGCGGTGTCGACGACTACAGACGATCCCAGCCTTCATCTCTGTATCCCCCAGAAAGCACATTAGCCAATGAAATGACCAACCAGACCCTCCGGAAGGCCCCTTTAGCCCCAACTCTTCACCCCCACCCACAAAGTCAGCAACATCACCACCatcaacagcaacaacagccGCACCTTCCACTCTCTTCCCTATTGGATGATTCAGAAGATGAGGTCACCAGCAGTGCAATGTCAGCCATCGCTGCTGCAGCCGCCGCCTCGTGCGATATAAACACAGAAAGCCgggaaggagagaggagggaTATCATTGGAGGCCTATTGGGGGGGTTGGGGTTTGGTAACCTAGGTGGACCGTCATCCACCTCCACCCTGAATGGTTCCACCATGCCGCTGACCCACCCCAGCCAGCCGCACACAAAGCCCAGGAGGCCGCGAAAGCCCAGAGAGAAAAGGGATCCCAATACCATcgtcaggaggaggaggagcccaGCACCGCCAGGCGACGGATCGGAAAGGCCGTACGGATGTCAGATATGTGGCAAACGCTTCAGGAGGGCGGAGACTCTGAGGCGCCACAACCGTGTCCACACAGGGGAAAAGCCTCACGCGTGTGACGTCTGTGGCAAGATGTTCCGTGAGCCTTTCCACCTCACCAAGCATCTGACTGTACACTCGGGTCAAAAGAACTACAAGTGCAATCTTTGCGGGAAGATGTTCGCCTACGCTCAGAGCCTCGTGAGACACGGGAAGCTGCACAGAAGAGGAGAAATCGACAACCAGGGGAGGAGAATAAAAGGTGCTGCTGCCGCCATCAGCCAAGTCGCCAACACAGGGAACTCTgacttcttctcctcctgctctcaAGGAGAAAAGTCTCCAACGTCTGGCACGCCATCACAGAGGCTTTACACCTGCACCGTTTGCTGGAAATCCTTCCGTCACTATTTCCACCTGACAGCACATCAGCAGACTGTCCATGGCGGCAGGGTGGGGCTGGAGAAGTCTTTTCGCTGTGAAGTGTGTGGCAAAGCCTTTGCTTATTCTAACAGCTTAGTGCGGCACAAGCTGTCTCAGCATGGCATTGACCGCAACGGTCAGCGCGTGAATCAGAACCAACCCTCTGGATACTCCCCGCTCTTCTACGATTCTAATTCAGCTCCCAACTACGCTGCTTCCTCCCACATGCCACAGGGGACATCCGGACAACAACCAAACCCACAGCAACAACCGCCGCCgccgccaccaccaccaccaccacctcctcctccgccACCCCCaccacaacagcaacaacaacaacagcagcaacacccGCACCCTTTTTACTACCGCCCAAAAAACTACCAAAAGCGTCATGGGCAGACAAGAAAGCACCGGAAGAAAAAACGGCGAGTAGTGATCCACAGCATCATGAGGGACGGAAAGCTGGTGGGCGTGCCCCTGAGTAAAGACACGCGCAGGAAGCTGATGAttctgagaaagaagaggggcAGACTACAGGCTCAGCTCAACAAAAAAAAGCTCCTGGCACAGTTGAGGATAAAGGGCAGTGTAATGAAGGTGAAGTCATGGTGCGGTGGCGCCGTCAGGGTCACGGGGCTTACATCGATGGACGTCCCCATCAAACGCTTCCCCTGCCCCATCTGCCCAAGCACCATGTATGCCAAGCAGGGTTCTCTGCTGGTCCATCACGCCATTAGGCACCCACCTAGGAACTCAGGCCGCCATGCCCGTCTGCGGTGCCAGGTGTGTGAGAGGCGCACCAGTTCGTTATACAAAGCCTTGAAACACAGGGGCCAGCATCTTAAACAAGCTGCATTCCAATGCCACAAATGCCGACACAGTTTTTGGAACCCGCGGCTACTCGCCCGCCACAAGTTCTGCTGCCGGGCGACCaccagcagtgggggtgggagcTGGGGACTGATGAGATCTCCATCGTCAGATGATGAACATTCACCAGTCCAGCTGCCAGTCCCAGGTCTGGTCCAGCCTGAGAGATCAACGGTTCTGACTGACTACAGTCAgtaa